One genomic region from Capra hircus breed San Clemente chromosome 6, ASM170441v1, whole genome shotgun sequence encodes:
- the LOC102190672 gene encoding uncharacterized protein LOC102190672, translating into MELCGHRAGARPLFSGHTAARVLGPGSAASLAGSGAELLPWAGVWRMVELRAGQAGVTRDRRLLRCNATGVQRFKPPLTLLDRRLENSGFQDGSFGSQQEDGGRPRGKQGMPV; encoded by the exons ATGGAACTGTGCGGGCACCGGGCTGGGGCTCGGCCTCTATTCTCTGGCCACACGGCCGCCCGGGTTCTAGGGCCAGGCTCGGCTGCCTCGCTGGCAG GTTCTGGAGCGGAGCTGCTGCCCTGGGCTGGTGTGTGGAGGATGGTGGAGTTACGGGCCGGTCAGGCGGGAGTAACCAGAGACAGACGACTTCTGCGATG TAATGCCACTGGTGTCCAAAGGTTTAAACCACCCTTGACTCTTCTAGACAGGAGACTAGAGAACTCAGG GTTCCAAGACGGTTCTTTCGGTTCCCAGCAAGAAGACGGAGGAAGACCAAGAGGAAAACAGGGCATGCCAGTGTGA